A window from Chelmon rostratus isolate fCheRos1 chromosome 13, fCheRos1.pri, whole genome shotgun sequence encodes these proteins:
- the LOC121615711 gene encoding gamma-crystallin M3-like isoform X2 produces the protein MGKIIFYEDRNFQGRSYECMSDCSDMTSYLSRCHSCRVESGCFMVYDRPNYMGNQYFMRRGEYADYMSMMGMRDCIRSCRMIPMVGQFRMRIYERENFGGQMHELMDDCDNIMDRYRMSDCMSCNVMDGHWLMYEQPHYRGRMMYLRPGEYRSFRDMGMSGMRFMSMRRIMDM, from the exons ATGGGAAAG ATCATCTTCTATGAGGACAGGAACTTCCAGGGGCGCTCCTATGAGTGCATGAGCGACTGCTCTGACATGACCTCCTACCTGAGCAGGTGCCACTCCTGCAGGGTGGAGAGCGGCTGCTTCATGGTCTACGACCGTCCCAACTACATGGGAAACCAGTACTTCATGAGGAGGGGCGAGTACGCTGACTACATGAGCATGATGGGAATGAGAGACTGCATCAGGTCTTGCCGTATGATCCCCATGGTAG GCCAGTTCAGGATGAGGATCTATGAGAGGGAGAACTTCGGTGGTCAGATGCATGAGCTGATGGACGACTGCGACAACATCATGGACCGCTACCGTATGTCCGACTGCATGTCCTGTAATGTGATGGATGGCCACTGGCTGATGTACGAGCAGCCCCACTACAGAGGCAGGATGATGTACCTGAGGCCCGGAGAGTACAGGAGCTTCAGGGACATGGGCATGAGTGGCATGAGGTTCATGAGCATGAGGCGTATCATGGACATGTAA
- the LOC121615711 gene encoding gamma-crystallin M3-like isoform X1: MAKIIFYEDRNFQGRSYECMSDCSDMTSYLSRCHSCRVESGCFMVYDRPNYMGNQYFMRRGEYADYMSMMGMRDCIRSCRMIPMHRGQFRMRIYERENFGGQMHELMDDCDNIMDRYRMSDCMSCNVMDGHWLMYEQPHYRGRMMYLRPGEYRSFRDMGMSGMRFMSMRRIMDM; this comes from the exons ATCATCTTCTATGAGGACAGGAACTTCCAGGGGCGCTCCTATGAGTGCATGAGCGACTGCTCTGACATGACCTCCTACCTGAGCAGGTGCCACTCCTGCAGGGTGGAGAGCGGCTGCTTCATGGTCTACGACCGTCCCAACTACATGGGAAACCAGTACTTCATGAGGAGGGGCGAGTACGCTGACTACATGAGCATGATGGGAATGAGAGACTGCATCAGGTCTTGCCGTATGATCCCCATG CACAGAGGCCAGTTCAGGATGAGGATCTATGAGAGGGAGAACTTCGGTGGTCAGATGCATGAGCTGATGGACGACTGCGACAACATCATGGACCGCTACCGTATGTCCGACTGCATGTCCTGTAATGTGATGGATGGCCACTGGCTGATGTACGAGCAGCCCCACTACAGAGGCAGGATGATGTACCTGAGGCCCGGAGAGTACAGGAGCTTCAGGGACATGGGCATGAGTGGCATGAGGTTCATGAGCATGAGGCGTATCATGGACATGTAA
- the LOC121615711 gene encoding gamma-crystallin M3-like isoform X3: MTMGKIIFYEDRNFQGRSYECMSDCSDMTSYLSRCHSCRVESGCFMVYDRPNYMGNQYFMRRGEYADYMSMMGMRDCIRSCRMIPMHRGQFRMRIYERENFGGQMHELMDDCDNIMDRYRMSDCMSCNVMDGHWLMYEQPHYRGRMMYLRPGEYRSFRDMGMSGMRFMSMRRIMDM; encoded by the exons ATGACCATGGGAAAG ATCATCTTCTATGAGGACAGGAACTTCCAGGGGCGCTCCTATGAGTGCATGAGCGACTGCTCTGACATGACCTCCTACCTGAGCAGGTGCCACTCCTGCAGGGTGGAGAGCGGCTGCTTCATGGTCTACGACCGTCCCAACTACATGGGAAACCAGTACTTCATGAGGAGGGGCGAGTACGCTGACTACATGAGCATGATGGGAATGAGAGACTGCATCAGGTCTTGCCGTATGATCCCCATG CACAGAGGCCAGTTCAGGATGAGGATCTATGAGAGGGAGAACTTCGGTGGTCAGATGCATGAGCTGATGGACGACTGCGACAACATCATGGACCGCTACCGTATGTCCGACTGCATGTCCTGTAATGTGATGGATGGCCACTGGCTGATGTACGAGCAGCCCCACTACAGAGGCAGGATGATGTACCTGAGGCCCGGAGAGTACAGGAGCTTCAGGGACATGGGCATGAGTGGCATGAGGTTCATGAGCATGAGGCGTATCATGGACATGTAA